The Diaminobutyricimonas aerilata nucleotide sequence GTCGTAGATCTCGCCGACGAGTCGGGGAGGGGCGGCGTCGACATCCCATTCGAGGGCGACGTGCACCGACGCGGGTCCATTGCAGGCCCGGATGCGTCGCGGTCCGCGCGTCAGCCGAGGCGACTCGTCGCCGAGTTCGCGCCAACCCTCCGGGAGCATCCGCCCGCCCATGCCGCACATCATGCCACCACGAATTGCTACTCGGATGCCGCGGTTCGAATCGGCTCTTGTCTCCGTCCGATTGGATAGTTACGCTATCCAACATGACCGCATCCGTCGTTCCGACGTCGTTCCGCTCGGCCGCGCGCCGCGCCTACTCGTGGCATCCGCCGCTCATGACCCTCGCTGCCGCGACGGTCGTGCTCACCGTCGTGGCTCTCGCCGGGTACCTGGTCGACCCGCGCGAGCTGGTCGGCGTGCCGCTGTGGGAGAAGCCGCTCAAGTTCGCGATCTCGACCTTCCTGTACGCGGTCACCTTCGCGTGGCTCATCTCGCTGCTCACCCGCGGACGCCGGTTCGCCTGGCTGGTCGGCACCGTGTCCGCCGTCGGCCTGGTCATCGAGCTCGTGGTCATCGTGGGTCTGCAGGTCGCGGGTCAGACGAGCCACTTCAACGTGTCCACCCCGTTCGCCGCCGCGATGTGGGCGGTCATGGCGACCTCGATCGCCGTGGTCTGGGTCGCCGCCCTCGTCGTGGCGTTCGCGCTGCTGCGCGCGCCGCTCGGTGACCCCGCCCGCAGTCTCGCCATCCGGGCCGGCGCGTTCATCGGCGTGATCGGCATGGCTCTCGCGTTCCTCATGACGAGCCCGACGGCGCAACAGCTCGCCGACTACCAGGGCATCGTGGGAGCTCACGCGGTCGGCGTCCCCGACGGGGGACCCGGACTCCCGCTGCTCGGCTGGAGCACCGTCGCGGGCGACCTCCGCATCCCGCACTTCGTCGGCATGCACGCCCTGCAGTTGCTGCCGCTCGGACTCCTCGCGCTCGAACTCCTCGCCCGTCGCGTGACCCCGCTGCGCTCGGCGCGCGTGCGGCGCGACCTCGTCGCGATCGCGACGGTCGCCTACCTGGCCGTGCTCGGGCTTCTCACGTGGCAGGCCCTGCGCGGGCAGTCGATCGTCGCTCCGGACACGATCACCGCCGTCGTCACCGCCGGCCTCGCGGCCGCCGTATCGGCCGCCGTCGCGCTCGTGCTCGCTCGGGAGGTGCGACGGCCCGCGGTCGACGCGGAACCCGCAGTCCCGTCGCCCGCGCCGACGCCGACCGCGGTCGGCTGAGCGTTCTCAGGGGTCACGGATGCGCGCCGCCGAGGATGGGAGGGGCCGCACGGCCCGGACCGGAAGGACGCGACATGGCATTCGGCGACATCACGAAGAAGGCGCAGCAGCTGCTGCGCGACGAGCGCGTGGCGAAGGCGCTCAAGAGCGAGAAGGCCGAGGGCGTGAGCGACAAGCTCCTCGACGGCGTGGCCGGTGCCGCGAACAAGGTGACCGGCGGCAAGCACGCGGACAAGATCGACGGCGCGCG carries:
- a CDS encoding Rv0909 family putative TA system antitoxin, with protein sequence MAFGDITKKAQQLLRDERVAKALKSEKAEGVSDKLLDGVAGAANKVTGGKHADKIDGARDAADKRIGDR